The nucleotide window CAATAGAGTGTCTTTTTACATTTTAGATTTATGGTAGCAGGGTGTCTGAATATGATTTCTTATTGAAATTGATGTTGTGCTTCGTTTGGCATTGTACTTGGGGCTGTTTCCATGGTGTATATGGATGTAATCAATCTCCAGTAGTTTGTGCCGTTGTTTACTTGTAGTAACAACTCCCACATTGGTTTTATGGGTGTGCAGATCCCATCTAGTGTGTATTTGACCTTTTCTGTTTGAAATTCTGTTTGAGTAGAACTAACTATAGTGACAATAATCTTCCATGTTGTCTTATAATCTGCCTAGTGaactgttaaaattttttttacagaCTAGAGTAGGACAAACATATATGTTTTTGCAAACTGAAGCCTTTAATCTTGATGTGATACATGCCTGAGCTGCACCAGCATTCCTAAGTCTTGAACCTAATTAGTGATTCACCAAGTCCAAAAGAATACAAAAAGGATGCCAAAAACTCTGAAGCCAAAGTAACAAATAATGTTGAATGCACATGCTGCTTTTGATTGTTTAAATGCATCTCCAGTTTATTTTTATGACAGTTTAGTCTTATTTTCAACTTATTGAGTAATTAGTCAATACCGGTTCTCATAATCACACATGATTGGAAGTTTTCATCACAAAACTAAATGGTTTAACACATgaatttttatacttaatgatATCTGCTCCAAACAGTTGAAGTTCTGCTGGATTTGCACTTTGTGACTGCAATGTTTTCTAGTTGACTCTTACTTGACACTTTTTTACTTTTCAATGAAATTTCAGAAGTAAATTCATTCCCTTTCTAGTTATGCTGTTATGTCCTTATAATGCTTTAACCTTTTCACTTGGCCTTTGTTTCTGTGCCATCTTATCTGTAATACACTGAATTTTACTTCATATTGGTGGTCTTCATCCTATCTTGTTAAATGTTGGTAGTACTCTTAGGCATGGCCTACCAATTACTGAATCATATTTTGTAtgtggccattctacagtgaaaaATATTGGCCTTAAAACTGTATATCATAATTATACAATTTGTTAAAATCACTGCACAAACGAGCATCTTTGGCAAGAGAAGTGTTAAAACATAGATTATAATGTATCAGATTACAGAATCAGTACTCCACCTCCACTCAACTTATTAGCAGCTATGCCAGTTCTTATTCTTGTTTTCTTTTAGTGAGACCTGTCATAACTCATAAAGGGCAAAGCCCTAAGGGaggaaatgtttttttttttttttgacagctACCTTATAGCTTCAATGGGTTTGCAAGTCATATGGAGCTTTGGACTTGCATTATTAGATGCATATGCCTTGATCCAGAAGAAGGTTCTCCACAATTCTATCTTGGTCAGCCTTTTCGTAGTGGGAGATTGGGTCAGCCTCCATAAAACCTTTTATTGTTAATCCTTTTTGGGTCACTAAATCAGAAAGGGTTCTGTGTTATTATGATTATCAAATTTGACAGCAATATGTTTTACAACATTTTCGACAGGTAACAGCAACGCTGTCTCTTGCTGCAGCTTCTGCCTCGGCGGGCATCACAGTGCTCCTGTTTGATGATGTCAAACATTGTAGTTATTTAAGCGAATGCGAAAAGTACCAATTTTCAATTGCTTTGGCCTTTTTGAGCTGGATAACCATTGCAATATCATCTCTAATTATGTTATGGCTACTGGCTGCAGGTTAGACAATTTCTTGAATGGATTAATGGCTATGTCATAGAAATTTTCATCATTCTACGTTGTCAATAcaaaaggaaaaaagaagaatAGCATAAccatattcaattttttttttcatttggatTATTCTTTTTCTGTTTTGTGAAAAGGGAAAGCTAATTGTATCCAATTGATGACACTCCCACAACATTTTAATATGCATCTGGAATTGTCATATGCTTGAATGAAAAGGATTGTAACCACAAATGTTGCACATTTTCTTCCAAAAAGGTTGTTTTGCCGTCCTGTCATGGTGTTGGCAAGACATGCCTGGAATTGTTTACTGAAACAAGCATATGATCATACGAGGGAAGGGCTGTTTCTGGACGTATGTTTGCTCCAATAGCTGAACAATCAGTTCTTTTTGCCAATTATCATATTTTCTCTTTAGGTCATTGGCTCTCTATCATCACCGACCCtgctataaaaaaataaaaagttcaACTATCTTGTCCGCTACCTActctcttctttaattttcttactATGAGCCACCTTGATCTTAGTCTAGTTGGAATCATTTGCGACCAAGAAATCTTATgtcatattttaaagaaaatggaTAGTGAAATGTGATGCCACCTTTTATTTCCCACTCAGCTTCCACTTTCCCAAACACGGGGTTTGTGTTATAACAGCGAGAAGTGTAATTCTGTACATCCATAAATGATAAAGCTCACAATGGAAAGATAGAGCACGAACTAGCAAGGAAATCATATTCTATAGCAAGAAATGACACaacttaataaattaatttttttttggtatACGCGTATGAGTACCTAATTGCATCTGGGAAAACAATTCAGAAAAAAGTTATGGGCACATGCAATTGAGAGTTGGCAACCGTAGCAAGTCGGGAATCAATCACATCAGGAGAAAGAGAGTTTCTTGATACCAGATTGGGCTAAGTTTATGATTTCTTTCTGATTTGGGCTTTCCTCCAAAGAACAGGTACAGCCCAAGCTTTATcccagaattaaaattaaaaataaacctCAAAATTCACCTTAATATATATGCAAGGTCAGTTTTACATGCAAGGTCTATCCCCCACTCAATCTATGCACTCAGAAATTCTTTCTTTAAATCAGTCACAAAAATAAAGTACTCAATTATAGAAAGCGAAACCAGTTAACACTAAagcaaatattttttatttttggctTTTTTCACTAAAGCAAATCTTATCACTAAAGCAAATGGCAAATGCTAGTGCATGCATGATGGCACCCAACATAATTTCTTGTGATTGATGGCAAATGGCACTGTATTTTTTTAAGGTGTGAGCAATAGGTGCTTGATTTGCTAATTATATATAACAGAGTACGAGTACTCTTCGGTTTTGTATATCAGCAGATACCTTAAAACAAACTCTGGTTTTTTGTCCGTTCCTTGCAAAGATTGTAGAAGCTACAAAGGTGTTGAATTCAAGGGACCTGAGGTATATCATTCTTTACAAGAGCAACTCTTCACCCATCACTGTAAGCATGCAAAGTTTATTTTTCTGAAATGAAGATATATTACAAGCTTCAGAATCTTTATTAGAATTTATATACTGTACTTGTGGACCAGAAAGCGATTAAGAATCCTTTTAGTTGGTAGCATAACGTATAACGAATATATAATATTCTGAAACCCATTCTCAATAGAATCATTCTGTGATGCAACCTGTATTCTCAGACGTTATGAGGACGCACGAATTAATAATTCCTCCATGAGATAAGCGTAAAGGTGCCCCCCTCACTCGCCATTTGCATTATTTAAAGAAAGCAAAAGAAATAGGGAGATATGGTTAAGAATAAGAAGCTTCTTATTCTTCTCATAAAGATTTTACTATTTCAGGGCTTCTgtacatagtttttttttttttagcacttTAGGGAATTTGATAATTTATCTAAAATTTCcgagttttaaaaaaaaaaatcttttcttttatccggctaatatatatatatatatatatatatatatatatatatatatatatatatatatatattttaacaaaatttttttcaaaGAATAATCAATTTATTGTGTGTTTTGTGAGTATCcagtatttttaaaaatattaaaaagctAATAGTTCATAAACAATTTATGAGATATCcactgattttattttattttttatttagatcatattatttttataaaaaatttattaattataatttttttctttaaaataaatttttatacctATAAATTATTTaagattataataaataaaaataaatataaaatattataaatataataattatattgttcatttatatgtatatttaaaaaataattacattttaaatgttgtataataaattaataattataaataaataatatagtatatatttttattaattaattattttaatagttaAACATATAATGTGGATATATTCCTTATAATTTGTCATCAACTACAACTAGTGCATTCAACTGTCAAATCAAACAAATACTTAATATCCATTtatcatataaaaaaaatattattagatTAATAactagaaatatttttttttgttagaaatatttttTTGGTACATAAAAGTCTGGATCTATGTTCTCAACTTcccatttttttcttctttcaagTTCTCcacttctgaaaaaaaaaaaaaaaaaaaagttctccACGTTTCTTAACACAGTGGTTCATCGTGCCATGCCTGCGTTAGTTTGTTACATAAGTGAGCTGTTAGTGCGTTAGTTTGTTACATAAGTGAGCTGTTAGTGCGTTAGTTTGTTACATAAGTGATATCTTTTCGTTGTTAATATAGATATCTGaattgtagttttttttttttcttttttttgataGGAAGATATCTAAATTTGAGTTGTGATTCATTCACTGAAGATTAATCGAATTCAAATTCATCTTCTCTAATTTCTCTCGCTGAATCTCCTCTCTTTATGCTCTCTGTCCCTGTTTCTTCTCATCTTTGTCTTCTGCATGGCACAGATCTTAATTAACAGTCCATTAATGGCTGCGGGATAATTCTTGACAGGTCTTCTCTGTTTCATTAAACACAGATGTTTAGTTAATGGCATTCACAGAATATTATAATATTGATTTAGTGAGTGATTAAGCAACCATTTAAGAGaatattttcttctttttctttcataTCTGCACAAACATCAAAGTCATTCTAAGGGAATTTGATTTAGAACATGATACTGACAGCAACATGCCACAAGAATCAAAACCCAACTCATCCTTCTTCTATATCAATACACAGATTGTGCTCTTTTCTCCAATGTGAAGAAGGGAAAAAGAAACGTTAACGTTAATGGCATTGATGGCATTCACATTTGGGGACCTTTACAGGAGGTTCAAGCCACACCTGCTCATGGTTCTTGCTCAGATTGGCTATACTTTTCTCTACTTCATCACTGAAGCTTCCTTCGAACATGGGATGAATCCTTATGTCTACGTAACTTATCGACACATTGTCGCCGGCCTAGTGATGCTCCCTTTTGCCTATTTTCTTGAAAGGTATAATAATTAATGCAATTTATATGAAATTGCTGATGTTGTGTTTAGTGTTCACCTCTTTCCTTCTGTTTTGTTTCTCCTGCAGAAAACAGCGTCCAAAGCTGACGATAGCTCTTTTTGTGGAGATATTCATCCTCTCTCTCCTGGGGTAATTAACGACACACACGCATTCACCTGGATAACTAAGAAGAGTAAGTTTACAGTGTGTTCAATGATGACAGGGTGGGTTTGACTCTCAACATGTATTTTGCAAGCTTGAGATGCACCTCTCCAACTTTTGTTGCATCAATGGTTAACACCATAGCGTCCTTGACCTTCACAATCGCAGTTGCATTAAGGTTAATTAATATCAATACTTCTAAATTGTGGAATATACATATACATTCAACTACAGTTAATTAATGTATTATGCGTGCAGGTTGGAAGGTCTTGATCTTGGAAATCCTCGTGGAAAAGCAAAAGTTCTTGGGACCTTGGTTTCCTTGGCTGGTGTAATGACTATGACATTTTATAAAGGTCCTATCGTAGAAAATCTTTGGCATCCTCTAATTCATATTCATCGAAAGGCTAGTAGCAACCATGAGAGCTGGTTGAAGGGTTCGATACTTGCTGTTGCAAGCTGCATTTTTTGGTCTATGTGGTATATTATGCAGGTTTAACTCTAGACTGCACTCATAACTTTCATCTTAATTATCAGAATCTGCTCCAAGTAACTAAGCAGATTAAAACGAATGTTTATGCTGATATATATGTtgctaatttttattaaaattcagGCATTCACCCTGAAAAGGTATCCTGCTCAACTGTCGCTGACCACATGGATGAGCTTCGTTGGGGCTGCACAATCAGCTTTCTTTACACTGATTGTGGAACGTAGAAAAGCAGCTTGGTTAATCGGATACAATATTGATTTCTGGTCCACTGTTTATGGTGTAAGTAGGGATTAACCAGTGTTTTTATGTTGGATTCTTGACAATATTAATTCCTAATCTTAACTGAATAATAAATGGCAGGCAGTGGTGGTCTCTGGTTTAATAGTTTTCATTCAGCTGTGGTGCACAGACGTAAAAGGACCAGTTTTTGTTACCATGTTCAATCCCATTTCAACAATATTAGTAGCAATTTTCGCATACTTTGTTCTTGGTGAAAAACTGTACCTGGGCAGGTAATTTAAAATTAGAATCACTAAATACACTTACAAGCTCATGAAGTACTAAAATGTTCAAAATGTGCAGTATACTGGGGGCTGCTGTTGTAATCATCGGCTTATACTTGCTGTTGTGGGGCAAAGAAGATCAACAGAGTCACAGCAAATCACAAGATCAATCTTATTCCAGCTATAATGAGCAAAAGGAGACCAAGATACAGAGAGTTGCTTCACTTGAGAGTAAAATACCTGCAAGCGAACCTTGAGGTCCAAATCATTTCTTAGACAAAAGGATCAATATTCAATACCATGTACATCCTTtcgaaatataaaaatataattcacAACTAGTTAACATCAATTCCAGATGGCTGCATTCAAAGATCTGCCACATAAGAGATGTCAGCTTGAAAAAGTCCATATTCTAGGAATGTGTACTTCAAGATCAACCATCAACAGCAGATATTAAATGAATCATTTCAGAAAAAAACTGCCGTCTAACCACATTTCTTGTCAATTCCCAAAAATGCATTAGCCGCTAGTTAAATGTCAAAATCAGTTGGCGGAAAAAAAGAGTTATATTTACAATTGAACTTGACAAAAATTGTAAGACAAATCTAGAACAAAACATCTAATTTTTGACATTAATAACTGgaaaagagaagagagagagagagagagagagagagagaagaaaaaaaaaagaattaaagaaaTCATGCAGCAGGGGGCCAGTGCTCATGGTCAAGGGATGTATCACGAGCAGCTAGAGGTAATTGCCACATTGGCATCAGACCATAGCTCGGAAAAACAGCCATCTTGTTCACTCCAGCATGATAGGCTGCTGGATGCGCTGGCATGAATCCAGAAGATGGAACAGCCATAACCTTCAATTGTTGCTCCATCCTTTCTTTATGTGCCTTCAGTGTGAGTTTCTCTTCACGAAGCTCATTCTTCTCAGCCTGTTGCAAGGCCAAAAAACTTCAAAAGATAGTACTCATAACAATAACCTTATCCATGGTAAGTACCCTGAAGCATCAACCAACTTGAACAAAATAATACTAAATCACAGTCTAATCGGTATCAGTTTATCATATTTTTGTACAGCAAAGAAActgctttaaaaaaaaaaggtgccactacacttcaatatgcttTGGAAATGACTACCTTTAGACTTTTTATTTCTTCCAGTAGCTTTTCATTAGTTTCTTTGAGCTCCTGAGCTTCAGTTTTCAATCGAGTTAGAATTCTAATAGCATCATCAAGTATTGCAGCTTTGTCAGTTCTAGCAGGTCTCCCAGGCTCCAAAACAGAGCTCAGATCCTGGAACCTGCATTCATGATAAATCCATCCTGTCAAAATACACCCATTAACTTATTTCTATAATGAAATGGCAAAAATGAGGTCAAAGCTCCCATTGTAGCAGCACATTGGTAGCATCACTTTCAACAAATTTATGaacataattacataaaattacttTTACCTTACTAAAACACTCTAGATTTCTGTATGAATTACGTTTTTTATATTAGTTGCATTCATTTGTATACTTTAGCTAAAAATGCCTTATTCAAAAGCAAAACAAGCGATGATATAAATAATCAGATCCAACAAGAAGCATGCCTGTCATTTAACTTCTCCCTCCTCAACTTCTCACGGCAAGCTTTGGTCACTGGCTTGCTGCAAGAATCACTGCATCCCCTGTATATTATTAACAGAGAAATTATCATGAAACCTCATCACAGAATGACGTTAAAAGAACATTTCATTACTAGCAGAGAAAAACTAGGTCATTTGCTAACTAAAACCCAAATATAAATGGGCAGCATCACATATTTTTAACTTTATCATTCCCAAGATTATCTGCAGCAATATTACTGGATGAAAAcaccaaaatttataaaaaaagaaaaaaggctcTACTGGATTTAAAAGAAAAGATGTGAAAAACTATAGATTGGCACTGCAACTAGTGACTgcatttttttcccttttcttttgaGAAACTAGGAAAAAAGTTTTAACAAGTCTTATTTGCCAAAATTTCAAAAGTGTGATTCAGTTATGAGACAATCTTTTAAAAGTTTATTGCCAAACACAGCACATAACAATAGACATCAGAAACTGCAAGGAGCCTTGTGATTCAT belongs to Hevea brasiliensis isolate MT/VB/25A 57/8 chromosome 4, ASM3005281v1, whole genome shotgun sequence and includes:
- the LOC110661332 gene encoding CASP-like protein 5B3, with product MKDFAGTPGTLTALGLRISQCIFAAGSITAMATASTFFNFTAFCYLIASMGLQVIWSFGLALLDAYALIQKKVLHNSILVSLFVVGDWVTATLSLAAASASAGITVLLFDDVKHCSYLSECEKYQFSIALAFLSWITIAISSLIMLWLLAAG
- the LOC110661331 gene encoding WAT1-related protein At5g07050, giving the protein MALMAFTFGDLYRRFKPHLLMVLAQIGYTFLYFITEASFEHGMNPYVYVTYRHIVAGLVMLPFAYFLERKQRPKLTIALFVEIFILSLLGVGLTLNMYFASLRCTSPTFVASMVNTIASLTFTIAVALRLEGLDLGNPRGKAKVLGTLVSLAGVMTMTFYKGPIVENLWHPLIHIHRKASSNHESWLKGSILAVASCIFWSMWYIMQAFTLKRYPAQLSLTTWMSFVGAAQSAFFTLIVERRKAAWLIGYNIDFWSTVYGAVVVSGLIVFIQLWCTDVKGPVFVTMFNPISTILVAIFAYFVLGEKLYLGSILGAAVVIIGLYLLLWGKEDQQSHSKSQDQSYSSYNEQKETKIQRVASLESKIPASEP
- the LOC110661330 gene encoding transcription factor bHLH104, producing MDSLEGDCCWDFLDYNFIEETTTSSDLLWPNNHSVGLDIAFSSGGAASQEKQCSRKRGCSDSCSKPVTKACREKLRREKLNDRFQDLSSVLEPGRPARTDKAAILDDAIRILTRLKTEAQELKETNEKLLEEIKSLKAEKNELREEKLTLKAHKERMEQQLKVMAVPSSGFMPAHPAAYHAGVNKMAVFPSYGLMPMWQLPLAARDTSLDHEHWPPAA